Proteins co-encoded in one Dama dama isolate Ldn47 chromosome 2, ASM3311817v1, whole genome shotgun sequence genomic window:
- the FADD gene encoding FAS-associated death domain protein: protein MDPFLVLLHSVSAGLSGSDLAQLKFLCRNCVSKRKLELAQSGLDLFAVLLEQNALSAEHTGLLRELLGSLKRADLLRRLDDFERGAAGGAAPEERDLQAAMEIICDNVGKDWKRLARHLGVSDIKIEAIEEKYPRNLAEQVRELLRVWKNSTRQDAAVSRLVGALRGCQLNVVADLIEEDQRAQARQSGSTDPGPLTAWDLGSATPGAS, encoded by the exons ATGGACCCGTTCCTGGTGCTGCTGCACTCCGTGTCGGCCGGGCTGTCGGGCAGCGACCTGGCCCAGCTCAAGTTCCTGTGCCGGAACTGCGTTAGCAAGAGGAAGCTGGAGCTCGCGCAGAGCGGCCTGGACCTCTTCGCCGTGCTGCTCGAGCAGAACGCGCTGAGCGCCGAGCACACCGGGCTCCTGCGCGAGCTGCTCGGCTCCCTGAAGCGCGCGGACCTCCTGCGCCGCCTGGACGACTTCGAACGGGGCGCGGCGGGCGGGGCGGCGCCGGAGGAGCGAG ACCTGCAGGCAGCGATGGAGATCATCTGTGATAACGTGGGGAAGGACTGGAAGAGGCTGGCTCGTCACCTCGGCGTGTCTGACATCAAGATCGAAGCCATCGAGGAGAAGTACCCCCGAAACCTGGCAGAGCAGGTGAGGGAGCTGCTGAGGGTCTGGAAGAACAGTACGAGGCAGGACGCGGCTGTGTCCCGCCTGGTGGGCGCGCTCCGGGGCTGCCAGCTGAACGTGGTGGCGGACCTCATCGAGGAGGACCAGCGGGCCCAGGCCCGCCAGAGCGGGAGCACCGACCCCGGGCCCCTCACGGCCTGGGACTTGGGCTCCGCCACCCCGGGAGCCTCCTGA